One Azospirillum sp. B510 genomic window carries:
- the rpsJ gene encoding 30S ribosomal protein S10 encodes MDSQNIRIRLKAFDHRVLDQSTSEIVNTAKRTGARVRGPIPLPTHIEKFTVNRSPHIDKKSREQFEIRTHKRLLDIVDPTPQTVDALMKLDLAAGVDVEIKL; translated from the coding sequence ATGGACAGCCAGAACATCCGCATCCGTCTGAAGGCGTTCGATCATCGCGTGCTCGACCAGTCGACCAGCGAGATCGTCAACACCGCCAAGCGGACCGGCGCGCGCGTGCGGGGCCCGATTCCCCTGCCGACGCACATCGAAAAGTTCACCGTGAACCGTTCGCCGCACATCGACAAGAAGTCGCGCGAGCAGTTCGAGATCCGCACCCACAAGCGCCTGCTCGACATCGTCGACCCGACGCCGCAGACCGTGGATGCGCTGATGAAGCTCGACCTCGCCGCCGGCGTCGACGTCGAGATCAAGCTCTGA
- the rplV gene encoding 50S ribosomal protein L22: MGKSANPSRVAENEALARNPMIRTSPRKLNLVAQLIRNMDASRAVAELTFSKRRIAGEVKKVLQAAIANAENNHQLDVDRLYVSSATVGRALVMKRFHARARGRGARVEKLFSNLTIIVRERDAAVAEGAE; this comes from the coding sequence ATGGGCAAGTCTGCCAACCCCAGCCGGGTCGCGGAGAACGAGGCTCTGGCCCGCAATCCGATGATCCGCACCAGCCCGCGGAAGCTCAACCTCGTCGCCCAGCTCATCCGGAACATGGATGCCAGCCGCGCCGTTGCCGAGCTGACCTTCTCCAAGCGCCGCATCGCCGGCGAGGTGAAGAAGGTCCTGCAGGCCGCGATCGCGAACGCCGAGAACAACCACCAGCTCGACGTCGACCGTCTCTACGTGTCGTCGGCGACGGTCGGCCGCGCTCTGGTGATGAAGCGCTTCCACGCCCGTGCCCGCGGTCGCGGCGCCCGGGTCGAGAAGCTGTTCAGCAACCTGACGATCATCGTGCGCGAGCGTGACGCCGCCGTTGCCGAGGGGGCCGAGTAA
- the rpmC gene encoding 50S ribosomal protein L29: MKAVDIRTKSADELNDQLLQLKKEQFNLRFQKASGQLENTARVNTVRRDIARIKTILGERARSADAGK, translated from the coding sequence ATGAAGGCCGTAGACATTCGTACGAAGAGCGCGGACGAGCTGAACGATCAGCTCCTCCAGCTCAAGAAGGAACAGTTCAACCTGCGTTTCCAGAAGGCCTCCGGCCAGCTGGAGAACACCGCGCGGGTGAACACGGTGCGCCGCGACATCGCCCGCATCAAGACCATCCTCGGCGAGCGTGCCCGCTCCGCCGACGCCGGCAAGTAA
- the rplP gene encoding 50S ribosomal protein L16 has product MLSPKRTKFRKAHKGRIHGNAKGGTALNFGSYGLKALEPERITARQIEAARRAITRAMKRQGRVWIRIFPDLPVSTKPAEVRMGSGKGSPEYWAARVKPGRILFELDGVPADVAKTAFALAAAKLPIKVKLVTRLGGVEETAA; this is encoded by the coding sequence ATGCTTTCTCCCAAGCGCACGAAATTCCGTAAGGCCCACAAGGGCCGCATCCACGGCAACGCCAAGGGCGGCACCGCCCTGAATTTCGGCTCCTACGGCCTCAAGGCCCTGGAGCCGGAGCGCATCACCGCCCGTCAGATCGAAGCGGCCCGCCGCGCGATCACCCGTGCGATGAAGCGTCAGGGCCGCGTCTGGATCCGCATTTTCCCGGACCTCCCGGTCTCGACCAAGCCCGCCGAAGTCCGCATGGGTTCCGGTAAGGGTTCGCCCGAGTACTGGGCGGCCCGTGTCAAGCCGGGTCGCATCCTGTTTGAGCTGGACGGCGTGCCGGCGGATGTGGCAAAAACCGCCTTCGCTCTGGCGGCCGCGAAGCTGCCGATCAAGGTGAAGCTGGTGACCCGCCTGGGCGGTGTCGAGGAGACCGCGGCATGA
- the tuf gene encoding elongation factor Tu: MAKAKFERNKPHCNVGTIGHVDHGKTSLTAAITKVLAESGGATFTAYDQIDKAPEEKARGITISTAHVEYETTNRHYAHVDCPGHADYVKNMITGAAQMDGAILVVSAADGPMPQTREHILLARQVGVPALVVFMNKVDMVDDPELLELVELEVRELLSSYQFPGDDIPITKGSALCALEDRQPEIGRDAVLALMQTVDEYIPQPERPKDRPFLMPIEDVFSISGRGTVVTGRVERGIVKVGDEVEIVGLKATVKTTVTGVEMFRKLLDSGEAGDNIGALLRGTKREDVERGQVLAKPGSITPHTKFKAEAYILTKEEGGRHTPFFTNYRPQFYFRTTDVTGMVSLPEGVEMVMPGDNVAMEVALIAPIAMDEGLRFAIREGGRTVGAGVVAKIVE, encoded by the coding sequence ATGGCCAAGGCAAAGTTCGAGCGGAACAAGCCGCACTGCAACGTTGGCACGATCGGCCACGTCGACCACGGCAAGACGTCGCTGACGGCGGCGATCACGAAGGTGCTGGCGGAGTCCGGCGGCGCGACCTTCACCGCTTACGACCAGATCGACAAGGCGCCGGAAGAGAAGGCGCGCGGCATCACGATCTCGACGGCTCACGTCGAGTACGAGACGACCAACCGCCACTACGCGCACGTCGACTGCCCGGGCCACGCCGACTATGTGAAGAACATGATCACCGGCGCCGCCCAGATGGACGGCGCGATCCTGGTGGTGTCGGCCGCCGACGGCCCGATGCCGCAGACCCGCGAGCACATCCTGCTGGCTCGCCAGGTCGGCGTTCCGGCGCTGGTCGTGTTCATGAACAAGGTCGACATGGTCGACGATCCGGAGCTGCTGGAGCTGGTCGAGCTCGAGGTTCGCGAGCTGCTGTCGTCCTACCAGTTCCCCGGCGACGACATTCCGATCACCAAGGGTTCGGCCCTGTGCGCCCTCGAGGACCGTCAGCCGGAGATCGGCCGTGACGCCGTTCTGGCGCTGATGCAGACGGTTGACGAGTACATCCCGCAGCCGGAGCGTCCGAAGGACCGTCCGTTCCTGATGCCGATCGAGGACGTGTTCTCGATCTCGGGCCGCGGCACCGTTGTGACCGGCCGCGTCGAGCGTGGCATCGTGAAGGTCGGTGACGAAGTCGAGATCGTCGGCCTGAAGGCGACGGTGAAGACGACGGTGACCGGCGTCGAGATGTTCCGCAAGCTGCTCGACTCGGGCGAGGCCGGCGACAACATCGGCGCGCTGCTGCGCGGCACCAAGCGCGAGGACGTCGAGCGCGGCCAGGTTCTGGCCAAGCCGGGTTCGATCACCCCGCACACCAAGTTCAAGGCCGAAGCCTACATCCTGACGAAGGAAGAGGGCGGCCGTCACACCCCGTTCTTCACCAACTACCGTCCGCAGTTCTACTTCCGCACGACGGACGTGACCGGCATGGTCTCGCTGCCGGAAGGTGTGGAGATGGTGATGCCGGGCGACAACGTCGCCATGGAAGTCGCGCTGATCGCCCCGATCGCCATGGACGAGGGCCTGCGCTTCGCCATCCGCGAGGGTGGCCGCACCGTCGGCGCCGGCGTCGTTGCCAAGATCGTCGAGTGA
- the fusA gene encoding elongation factor G, producing MPRSHALDRYRNIGIMAHIDAGKTTTTERILFYTGKSYRMGEVNDGTAVMDWMEQEQERGITITSAATTCFWRDHRINIIDTPGHVDFTIEVERSLRVLDGAVAIFDAVAGVEPQTETVWRQADKYGVPRMAFVNKMDRVGADFDGCVAMMADRLGVKPLVLQRPIGKEAGFSGIVDLVEMRATVWKAETLGAEFEHTDIPEDLAGPAASARQALLEAVLDLDEAAMAAYLERGEEPAPDALRALIRKGTISGAVVPVLCGSAFRNKGIQPMLDAVVQYLPAPNDIGAVKGHAVGGERSEERAANDSAPFSGLAFKVMNDPYVGTLTFCRIYSGTVGVGDSLLNPVKGDREKIGRMLLMHANSREDIERAHTGDIVAFAGLEHTATGDTLCDPAKPIVLERLDIPEPVIEIVVEPRSDADHEKMAAALNRLGHEDPSLRVALDRESGQTIIRGMGELHLDIIVDRMKREFRVDAAVGAPKVAYRETALRPAEIDHTHARQTGDRAQYARVTLKLEALDRGAGFVFENRAGGLPREFVAGVQKGLEAAKDSGVVAGYPVVDVKVTLTGGDAHDIDSSPLAFELAARTAFREAMAKAAPVLLEPLMRVEIITPDDYMGDVIGDLNGRRGQITGMDQRGNARIVTGLVPLAAMFGYVNSLRSMSQGRAQYSMQFDHYEPVPQAIAEHVRAKVA from the coding sequence ATGCCCCGTTCGCACGCCCTCGACCGTTACCGCAACATCGGCATCATGGCCCACATCGATGCCGGCAAGACGACGACGACCGAGCGCATCCTGTTCTATACCGGCAAGTCCTATCGCATGGGCGAGGTCAATGACGGCACCGCCGTCATGGATTGGATGGAGCAGGAGCAGGAGCGGGGCATCACCATCACCTCGGCGGCTACGACCTGTTTCTGGCGCGACCACCGCATCAACATCATCGACACGCCCGGCCACGTGGATTTCACCATCGAGGTCGAGCGGTCGTTGCGCGTTCTGGATGGCGCCGTCGCCATCTTCGACGCGGTCGCGGGGGTCGAGCCCCAGACCGAGACCGTGTGGCGGCAGGCCGACAAGTACGGCGTGCCGCGCATGGCCTTCGTGAACAAGATGGACCGCGTCGGCGCGGACTTCGACGGCTGCGTCGCCATGATGGCCGACCGCCTTGGGGTGAAGCCGCTGGTTCTGCAACGTCCCATCGGCAAGGAGGCCGGCTTCTCCGGAATCGTCGATCTCGTCGAGATGCGCGCGACCGTGTGGAAGGCCGAGACGCTCGGTGCCGAATTCGAACACACCGATATTCCCGAGGATCTGGCCGGACCGGCCGCAAGCGCCCGTCAGGCGCTGCTGGAGGCCGTGCTCGACCTCGACGAGGCGGCGATGGCCGCCTATCTGGAGCGTGGCGAGGAGCCGGCGCCCGACGCCCTGCGCGCCCTGATCCGCAAGGGCACGATTTCCGGGGCCGTCGTTCCCGTGCTGTGCGGTTCCGCCTTCCGCAACAAGGGCATCCAGCCGATGCTGGACGCCGTCGTCCAGTATTTGCCGGCGCCCAACGACATCGGCGCGGTTAAAGGCCATGCCGTCGGCGGCGAGCGGTCGGAGGAGCGGGCGGCCAACGACAGCGCGCCCTTCTCCGGCCTGGCCTTCAAGGTGATGAACGATCCCTATGTCGGGACGCTCACCTTCTGCCGCATCTATTCCGGCACCGTCGGCGTCGGCGATTCGCTGCTGAACCCGGTGAAGGGCGATCGCGAGAAGATCGGCCGCATGCTGCTGATGCACGCCAACAGCCGTGAGGACATCGAGCGCGCCCACACCGGCGACATCGTCGCCTTCGCCGGGCTGGAGCACACCGCGACGGGCGATACGCTGTGCGATCCGGCCAAGCCGATCGTCCTGGAGCGTCTCGACATTCCCGAGCCGGTGATCGAGATCGTGGTGGAGCCGCGTAGCGACGCCGACCATGAGAAGATGGCGGCGGCTTTGAACCGCCTGGGCCACGAGGATCCGTCCCTGCGGGTCGCGCTCGACCGCGAAAGTGGCCAGACCATCATCCGCGGCATGGGCGAACTGCATCTCGACATCATCGTCGATCGCATGAAGCGGGAATTCCGCGTCGATGCCGCGGTCGGGGCGCCCAAGGTCGCCTACCGCGAGACGGCGCTGCGCCCTGCCGAGATCGATCACACCCATGCCCGCCAGACCGGTGACCGCGCCCAGTACGCGCGCGTGACGCTCAAGCTCGAAGCGCTGGACCGTGGCGCCGGCTTCGTCTTCGAGAACCGGGCCGGAGGCTTGCCGCGCGAGTTCGTCGCCGGGGTGCAGAAGGGCCTGGAGGCCGCGAAGGACAGCGGTGTCGTCGCCGGCTATCCGGTGGTGGATGTCAAGGTGACGCTCACCGGCGGTGACGCGCACGACATCGACTCCTCGCCGCTCGCCTTCGAGCTGGCGGCGCGCACGGCCTTCCGCGAAGCGATGGCGAAAGCCGCTCCGGTGCTGCTGGAACCGCTGATGCGGGTCGAAATCATCACGCCGGACGACTATATGGGTGATGTCATCGGCGACCTGAATGGCCGCCGCGGGCAGATCACCGGCATGGACCAGCGCGGCAACGCGCGAATCGTCACGGGACTGGTTCCCTTGGCGGCCATGTTCGGCTATGTGAATTCCCTGCGCTCCATGAGTCAGGGCCGCGCGCAGTACAGCATGCAGTTCGACCATTATGAGCCGGTGCCACAGGCCATCGCGGAGCATGTCCGCGCCAAGGTGGCCTGA
- the rpsG gene encoding 30S ribosomal protein S7, with the protein MSRRHRAEKREVLPDAKYGDRVLTKFMNCLMLDGKKSAAEGIVYGALGRIEVKTKNDPVQVFHDALANVKPHLEVRSRRVGGATYQVPVEVRSDRAQALAIRWLISAARARSENTMTERLSGELLDAASQRGTAVKKREDTHRMAEANKAFSHYRW; encoded by the coding sequence ATGTCCCGTCGTCATCGCGCCGAGAAGCGTGAAGTCCTGCCGGACGCCAAGTATGGCGACCGCGTCCTGACGAAGTTCATGAACTGCCTGATGCTGGACGGCAAGAAGTCGGCCGCCGAAGGCATCGTCTATGGTGCGCTCGGCCGCATCGAGGTCAAGACCAAGAACGACCCGGTTCAGGTCTTCCACGACGCCCTCGCCAACGTGAAGCCGCACCTGGAAGTCCGTTCGCGCCGCGTCGGCGGTGCGACCTATCAGGTTCCGGTCGAGGTCCGTTCGGACCGCGCCCAGGCCCTGGCCATCCGTTGGCTGATCAGCGCCGCCCGCGCCCGCTCGGAAAACACCATGACCGAGCGTCTGTCGGGCGAGCTGCTCGACGCCGCCAGCCAGCGCGGCACCGCCGTGAAGAAGCGCGAAGATACGCACCGTATGGCGGAAGCCAACAAGGCGTTCTCGCACTACCGCTGGTAA
- the rpsL gene encoding 30S ribosomal protein S12, with product MPTINQLIRKPREPLAARNKVPAMEACPQKRGVCTRVYTTTPKKPNSALRKVARVRLTNGFEVTSYIPGEGHNLQEHSVVMIRGGRVKDLPGVRYHIIRGTLDTQGVKDRKQRRSKYGAKRPK from the coding sequence ATGCCGACGATCAACCAGTTGATCCGTAAGCCGCGCGAGCCGTTGGCCGCGCGCAACAAGGTTCCCGCGATGGAGGCCTGCCCGCAGAAGCGTGGCGTCTGCACGCGCGTTTACACCACCACCCCGAAGAAGCCGAACTCGGCGCTCCGTAAGGTCGCCCGCGTTCGTCTGACGAACGGCTTCGAGGTGACGAGCTACATCCCTGGCGAGGGTCACAACCTCCAGGAACACTCGGTGGTCATGATCCGCGGCGGTCGTGTGAAGGATCTTCCCGGCGTTCGCTACCACATCATTCGCGGCACGCTGGATACCCAGGGCGTCAAGGATCGTAAGCAGCGTCGTTCGAAGTACGGCGCGAAGCGTCCGAAGTAA
- the rpsQ gene encoding 30S ribosomal protein S17, whose translation MPRRVLQGTVVSDKCDKTVTVLVERRVMHPVYKKFIRQSKKYAAHDEGNQYKVGDTVSIIECRPISKSKRWTVVTESAADSGAA comes from the coding sequence ATGCCTCGCCGCGTTCTGCAGGGCACGGTGGTCAGCGACAAGTGCGACAAGACCGTTACGGTTCTCGTCGAGCGCCGTGTCATGCACCCCGTGTACAAGAAGTTCATTCGTCAGTCGAAGAAGTACGCCGCCCACGACGAGGGCAACCAGTACAAGGTCGGCGATACCGTTTCGATCATCGAATGCCGCCCGATCTCGAAGTCCAAGCGTTGGACGGTCGTGACGGAGTCCGCCGCCGACAGCGGCGCCGCGTGA
- the rplD gene encoding 50S ribosomal protein L4 — MKATIKNLNNEAVGEIELSDAVFGLPARTDLLARMVNWQLAKRRSGNHKTKGISEISGTTKKPYGQKGTGRARQGSIRSPQFRGGATIFGPVVRSHAHELTKKVRKLALKTALSAKAAEGKLIVLEAAAAETHKTKELAARLATLGLTSALIIDGANLDENFAKASRNIPLIDVLPEQGANVYDILRRDTLVLTRNAVEQLEARLK; from the coding sequence ATGAAGGCCACGATCAAGAATCTGAACAACGAAGCCGTCGGCGAGATCGAGCTGTCGGACGCCGTGTTCGGTCTGCCGGCCCGCACCGACTTGCTGGCCCGCATGGTGAACTGGCAGCTGGCCAAGCGCCGCTCCGGCAACCACAAGACCAAGGGCATCAGCGAGATCAGCGGCACGACCAAGAAGCCCTACGGGCAGAAGGGCACCGGCCGGGCTCGTCAGGGCTCCATCCGTTCGCCGCAGTTCCGCGGCGGTGCGACCATCTTCGGCCCGGTCGTGCGTTCGCACGCCCATGAGCTGACCAAGAAGGTCCGCAAGCTGGCGCTCAAGACCGCCCTGTCGGCCAAGGCCGCCGAGGGCAAGCTGATCGTCCTGGAGGCTGCGGCCGCCGAGACGCACAAGACCAAGGAGCTGGCGGCCCGTCTCGCCACCCTCGGCCTGACTTCGGCGCTGATCATCGATGGCGCGAACCTGGACGAGAACTTCGCCAAGGCTTCGCGCAACATCCCGCTGATCGACGTGCTGCCGGAGCAGGGTGCGAACGTCTACGACATTCTCCGCCGCGACACGCTGGTCCTGACCCGCAACGCGGTCGAGCAACTGGAGGCTCGCCTGAAATGA
- the rpsS gene encoding 30S ribosomal protein S19, with amino-acid sequence MARSVWKGPFVDGYLLKKADKSRASGRNEIIKIWSRRSTILPQFVGLTFGVYNGHKFLPVLVTEHMIGHKFGEFAPTRTFYGHAADKKAKRK; translated from the coding sequence ATGGCACGCTCCGTTTGGAAGGGCCCGTTCGTCGACGGCTATCTGCTGAAGAAGGCGGACAAGAGCCGGGCTTCGGGCCGCAACGAGATCATCAAGATCTGGTCGCGTCGTTCGACCATCCTGCCGCAGTTCGTCGGTCTGACGTTCGGCGTCTACAACGGCCACAAGTTCCTGCCGGTTCTCGTCACCGAGCATATGATCGGTCACAAGTTCGGCGAGTTCGCTCCGACGCGGACCTTCTATGGCCACGCGGCGGACAAGAAGGCGAAGAGGAAGTAA
- a CDS encoding DJ-1/PfpI family protein, translating into MMPPSLNFGLLLFPDVTQLDLTGPYEVLARVPGASLHLLWKDRTPVRSDMGLSILPTTTLADCPVLDLLLVPGGPGVHALMVDELVLDFIAGRASSVRWLVGICTGTLVLGAAGLLQGRRAGTHWNSRHYLPRFGAEPSDRRVEVDGALFTGGGVTAGIDVALRVAAEIGGDELAQLIQLGIEYDPEPPFDAGTPGKAGEALTNRLLSRMAPRMAERDAAVEAATRRLARDAERAGRPVSNAAQSPLDSIDPFP; encoded by the coding sequence ATGATGCCGCCGTCGTTGAATTTCGGTCTGCTGCTGTTCCCCGATGTTACCCAGCTCGACCTGACCGGTCCCTACGAGGTGCTCGCGCGCGTCCCTGGGGCGAGCTTGCATCTGCTGTGGAAAGACCGGACGCCGGTCCGCTCCGACATGGGGTTGAGCATCCTGCCGACCACCACCCTGGCCGACTGTCCTGTGCTGGATCTTCTGCTGGTTCCGGGTGGTCCTGGCGTGCATGCGCTGATGGTCGACGAGTTGGTGCTCGACTTCATCGCCGGTCGGGCGTCGTCCGTCCGCTGGCTGGTTGGCATCTGCACCGGCACGCTGGTGCTCGGCGCTGCCGGACTGCTCCAGGGCCGTCGCGCCGGCACCCATTGGAACTCCCGCCATTATCTGCCGAGATTCGGCGCGGAACCGTCGGATCGCCGGGTGGAGGTCGACGGCGCGCTGTTCACCGGCGGCGGGGTGACCGCAGGGATCGATGTGGCGTTGCGGGTGGCGGCGGAGATCGGCGGCGATGAACTCGCGCAACTGATCCAGCTTGGCATCGAGTATGACCCGGAGCCGCCGTTCGACGCCGGCACGCCGGGAAAGGCGGGCGAGGCGTTGACCAACCGCTTGTTGTCGCGGATGGCACCCCGCATGGCGGAGCGTGATGCGGCCGTGGAGGCGGCGACCCGGCGGTTGGCGCGCGACGCGGAGCGCGCAGGCAGGCCCGTTTCAAACGCGGCGCAAAGCCCGCTTGACTCCATCGACCCCTTTCCCTAA
- a CDS encoding 50S ribosomal protein L23, with translation MSKQSKPAVSQERMYDLILAPVITEKSTLVSEHNQVTFRVPLTASKPEIKAAVEGLFNVKVTAVNTLVSKGKTKRFRGTIGRRSDFKKAVVTLAEGNKIDVTTGI, from the coding sequence ATGAGCAAGCAGTCGAAACCTGCGGTGAGCCAGGAGCGGATGTACGACCTGATCCTCGCTCCCGTCATCACCGAGAAGTCGACGTTGGTGTCGGAGCACAACCAGGTCACGTTCCGCGTGCCGCTCACGGCCTCCAAGCCGGAGATCAAGGCCGCCGTTGAAGGTCTCTTCAACGTCAAGGTGACCGCGGTCAACACCCTGGTTTCCAAGGGCAAGACCAAGCGGTTCCGCGGCACCATCGGCCGTCGCTCGGACTTCAAGAAGGCCGTCGTCACCCTCGCCGAGGGTAACAAGATCGACGTGACCACGGGCATCTGA
- the rplC gene encoding 50S ribosomal protein L3, with protein sequence MRSGLIAQKVGMTRVFTDDGQHVPVTVLKVDSCQVVAVRTEEKDGYTAVQLGAGAIKVKNVNKPERGHFAKARVEPKRKLVEFRVDADALIEVGAELSVTHFVAGQYVDVTGTSIGKGFAGAMKRWNFGGLRATHGVSVSHRSHGSTGNRQDPGKVFKNKKMAGHLGDERVTVLNLQVVAVDEARGLIMLKGAVPGAEGGWLRIRDAVKKKAPEGLPFPAGIKSAPAAEAPAETQE encoded by the coding sequence ATGCGATCCGGTTTGATCGCGCAGAAGGTCGGCATGACCCGCGTCTTCACGGACGACGGCCAGCATGTTCCGGTCACTGTGCTGAAAGTCGACAGCTGCCAGGTCGTCGCCGTTCGCACCGAGGAGAAGGATGGCTACACCGCCGTCCAGCTCGGCGCGGGCGCCATCAAGGTCAAGAACGTCAACAAGCCTGAGCGTGGGCATTTCGCCAAGGCGCGTGTGGAACCGAAGCGCAAGCTGGTCGAGTTCCGCGTCGATGCCGATGCCCTGATCGAGGTCGGTGCCGAGCTGTCGGTCACCCACTTCGTCGCCGGCCAGTACGTCGACGTCACCGGCACCTCCATCGGCAAGGGCTTTGCCGGTGCGATGAAGCGCTGGAACTTCGGTGGTCTGCGCGCCACGCACGGCGTGTCGGTGTCGCACCGTTCGCACGGTTCGACGGGTAACCGTCAGGACCCCGGCAAGGTCTTCAAGAACAAGAAGATGGCCGGTCATCTCGGCGACGAGCGGGTCACGGTCCTGAATCTTCAGGTCGTCGCCGTCGACGAGGCCCGTGGTCTGATCATGCTCAAGGGTGCCGTCCCCGGCGCCGAGGGCGGTTGGCTGCGCATCCGTGACGCCGTCAAGAAGAAGGCTCCGGAAGGCCTGCCCTTCCCGGCCGGCATCAAGTCTGCTCCGGCGGCGGAAGCCCCGGCCGAGACGCAGGAGTGA
- the rpsC gene encoding 30S ribosomal protein S3 — translation MGQKINPIGLRLGINRTWDSRWFAKRDYANLLHQDLKLRGYLQGRLQQAGCSRVVIERPAKKARITIHSARPGVVIGKKGADIEKLRLELSKMTGSEVSLNIVEIRKPEIDARLIAENIASQLERRVAFRRAMKRAVQSAMRLGAQGIRINCSGRLGGAEIARMEWYREGRVPLHTLRADIDYGVGTAKTTYGTCGVKVWVFKGEVMAHDPMAQDKRMGSEPVSTDGEPRRERHDRRDRRERSERSERE, via the coding sequence ATGGGTCAGAAAATCAATCCGATCGGGCTGCGCCTCGGCATCAACCGGACCTGGGACAGCCGTTGGTTCGCCAAGCGCGACTACGCCAACCTGCTGCACCAGGACCTGAAGCTGCGCGGCTATCTGCAGGGCCGTCTGCAGCAGGCCGGTTGCTCGCGCGTCGTGATCGAGCGTCCGGCCAAGAAGGCCCGCATCACCATCCACTCGGCCCGTCCGGGCGTGGTGATCGGCAAGAAGGGCGCGGACATCGAGAAGCTGCGTCTCGAGCTGTCGAAGATGACCGGCAGCGAGGTGAGCCTGAACATCGTCGAGATCCGCAAGCCGGAGATCGACGCCCGCCTCATCGCCGAGAACATCGCCAGCCAGCTGGAGCGCCGCGTGGCGTTCCGCCGCGCCATGAAGCGCGCCGTGCAGTCCGCCATGCGTCTGGGCGCCCAGGGCATCCGGATCAACTGCTCCGGCCGTCTCGGCGGCGCGGAGATCGCCCGCATGGAGTGGTACCGCGAGGGCCGCGTTCCGCTGCACACCCTGCGCGCCGACATCGATTACGGTGTGGGCACCGCCAAGACCACCTACGGCACCTGCGGTGTCAAGGTGTGGGTGTTCAAGGGCGAGGTCATGGCTCACGACCCGATGGCGCAGGACAAGCGCATGGGGTCCGAGCCGGTGTCGACCGACGGCGAGCCGCGCCGCGAGCGGCACGATCGCCGCGACCGTCGCGAGCGCTCCGAGCGCTCCGAACGCGAGTAA
- the rplB gene encoding 50S ribosomal protein L2, which translates to MALKQYRPITPSLRQLVIVDRSELWKGKPVKTLTEGLTKSGGRNNTGRITARRMGGGHKRTYRLVDFKRRKFDVPATVERLEYDPNRTAFIALIKYQDGTLSYILAPQRLKVGDTVISGERVDVKPGNAMPLKNIPVGSIVHNVELKAGKGGQVARSAGTYLQLVGRDGGYAQLKLPSGELRMVRGECMATLGAVSNPDQMNTNLGKAGRNRWLGKRPSVRGVAMNPIDHPHGGGEGRTSGGRHPVTPWGKPTKGKKTRHNKKTDGLILRRRHSK; encoded by the coding sequence ATGGCTCTGAAGCAATACCGCCCGATTACGCCGTCGCTCCGCCAGCTGGTCATCGTTGACCGCTCGGAGCTGTGGAAGGGCAAGCCGGTCAAGACCCTCACCGAGGGCCTGACCAAGTCTGGTGGCCGCAACAACACCGGCCGCATCACCGCGCGCCGGATGGGTGGCGGTCATAAGCGCACCTATCGTCTGGTGGACTTCAAGCGTCGCAAGTTCGACGTTCCGGCCACCGTCGAGCGGCTCGAATATGATCCGAACCGCACGGCCTTCATCGCGCTGATCAAGTACCAGGATGGGACGCTGTCCTACATCCTGGCGCCGCAGCGCCTGAAGGTCGGCGACACCGTGATCTCCGGCGAGCGCGTCGACGTGAAGCCCGGCAACGCGATGCCGCTGAAGAACATCCCGGTCGGTTCGATCGTGCACAATGTCGAGCTGAAGGCCGGCAAGGGTGGTCAGGTGGCTCGTTCCGCCGGCACCTACCTGCAGCTGGTCGGCCGCGACGGCGGCTACGCCCAGCTGAAGCTGCCTTCGGGCGAGCTGCGCATGGTTCGTGGCGAGTGCATGGCCACCCTGGGTGCCGTGTCCAACCCGGACCAGATGAACACCAACCTTGGCAAGGCCGGTCGCAACCGCTGGCTGGGCAAGCGTCCGTCGGTCCGTGGCGTCGCCATGAACCCGATCGACCACCCGCATGGTGGTGGTGAGGGTCGCACCTCGGGCGGCCGTCATCCGGTCACGCCGTGGGGCAAGCCGACCAAGGGCAAGAAGACTCGTCACAACAAGAAGACGGATGGCCTGATCCTGCGCCGCCGTCATTCGAAGTAA